One window of Camelus dromedarius isolate mCamDro1 chromosome 18, mCamDro1.pat, whole genome shotgun sequence genomic DNA carries:
- the LOC105099857 gene encoding LOW QUALITY PROTEIN: transmembrane protein 258-like (The sequence of the model RefSeq protein was modified relative to this genomic sequence to represent the inferred CDS: inserted 2 bases in 1 codon; substituted 1 base at 1 genomic stop codon), whose amino-acid sequence MQEQTTTRGIRMKNNSLLLALAVSSPDNPVPSKTELKAMSRYRSPVNPAVFPHLTMVLLATGTLSAIXLXVHEVTPTECTRAVQKELLISLVVSLSLGFGVLVLLLWVGIYVRAPKGSSQVASLNPCFCKLTFLLLLKISHLLLTIKADV is encoded by the exons ATGCAGGAACAAACCACCACCAGAGGCATCCGCATGAAAAACAACAGTTTACTTCTTGCTCTGGCTGTGTCCAGCCCTG aTAACCCTGTGCCCAGCAAAACGGAACTTAAGGCCATGAGCAGATACCGCAGCCCAGTGAACCCGGCTGTCTTTCCCCATCTGACCATGGTGCTGTTGGCCACTGGAACACTCTCAGCCATCTGACT TGTGCACGAGGTCACCCCCACAGAGTGCACTAGGGCTGTCCAGAAGGAGCTCCTCATCTCTCTGGTGGTCTCACTCTCCCTGGGCTTTGGGGTCCTCGTCCTGCTGCTCTGGGTCGGCATCTATGTACGAGCTCCCAAGGGTTCCAGCCAGGTGGCTTCACTGAATCCCTGCTTTTGTAAATTAACTTTTTTACTATTGCTAAAAATATCCCACCTGCTGCTCACAATAAAGGCAGATGTGtga
- the GINS1 gene encoding DNA replication complex GINS protein PSF1 isoform X2 produces MLCEKAMELVRELHRAAEGRLPAFNEDGLRQVLEEMKALYEQNQSDVNEAKSGGRSDLIPTIRFRHCSLLRNQRCALAYLYDRLLRIRALRWEYGSVLPSALRFHMSAEEMEWFNHYKKSLATYMRSLGGEEGLDITQDMKPPKSLYIEVRCLQDYGEFDVDDGTSVLLKKNSQHFLPRWKCEQLIRQGVLEHVLS; encoded by the exons ATGCTCTGCGAGAAGGCCATGGAGCTGGTCCGCGAGCTGCACCGCGCGGCCGAGGGGCGGCTGCCGGCCTTCAAC GAGGATGGACTCAGGCAAGTTCTGGAGGAGATGAAAGCTTTATATGAACAAAACCAATCTGATGT GAACGAAGCAAAGTCAGGCGGCCGAAGTGACCTGATACCGACCATCAGGTTTCGACACTGCTCTTTGCTGAGAAATCAGCGCTGCGCTCTAGCCTACCT GTACGACCGATTGCTTCGGATTAGAGCGCTCAGGTGGGAATATGGCAGTGTCTTGCCAAGTGCTTTACGATTTCACATGTCTGCTGAAGAA ATGGAGTGGTTCAATCACTATAAAAAGTCCCTTGCTACTTACATGAGAtccctgggaggagaggaaggtttGGACATCACACAGGATATGAAGCCTCCCAAAAGCCTATACATAGAG GTGCGGTGTCTGCAAGACTATGGGGAATTTGACGTTGATGATGGTACTTCagtccttttaaagaaaaacagccaG caCTTTCTGCCCCGGTGGAAGTGTGAACAGCTGATTAGACAGGGCGTCCTGGAGCACGTGCTGTCGTGA
- the GINS1 gene encoding DNA replication complex GINS protein PSF1 isoform X3 has translation MLCEKAMELVRELHRAAEGRLPAFNEDGLRQVLEEMKALYEQNQSDVNEAKSGGRSDLIPTIRFRHCSLLRNQRCALAYLYDRLLRIRALRWEYGSVLPSALRFHMSAEEMEWFNHYKKSLATYMRSLGGEEGLDITQDMKPPKSLYIESSAVGTTNTTAGRTSPSTQRRNRRQPRALPAGAHTVPIHFVVAAC, from the exons ATGCTCTGCGAGAAGGCCATGGAGCTGGTCCGCGAGCTGCACCGCGCGGCCGAGGGGCGGCTGCCGGCCTTCAAC GAGGATGGACTCAGGCAAGTTCTGGAGGAGATGAAAGCTTTATATGAACAAAACCAATCTGATGT GAACGAAGCAAAGTCAGGCGGCCGAAGTGACCTGATACCGACCATCAGGTTTCGACACTGCTCTTTGCTGAGAAATCAGCGCTGCGCTCTAGCCTACCT GTACGACCGATTGCTTCGGATTAGAGCGCTCAGGTGGGAATATGGCAGTGTCTTGCCAAGTGCTTTACGATTTCACATGTCTGCTGAAGAA ATGGAGTGGTTCAATCACTATAAAAAGTCCCTTGCTACTTACATGAGAtccctgggaggagaggaaggtttGGACATCACACAGGATATGAAGCCTCCCAAAAGCCTATACATAGAG AGCAGCGCGGTTGGAACCACGAATACCACAGCAGGGAGAACCAGTCCCAGTACCCAGAGAAGAAACAGGAGACAGCCCCGTGCCCTCCCTGCGGGTGCACACACGGTCCCCATCCACTTTGTGGTCGCTGCATGTTAA
- the GINS1 gene encoding DNA replication complex GINS protein PSF1 isoform X1: MLCEKAMELVRELHRAAEGRLPAFNEDGLRQVLEEMKALYEQNQSDVNEAKSGGRSDLIPTIRFRHCSLLRNQRCALAYLYDRLLRIRALRWEYGSVLPSALRFHMSAEEMEWFNHYKKSLATYMRSLGGEEGLDITQDMKPPKSLYIEVRCLQDYGEFDVDDGTSVLLKKNSQETVSGQHDAQVHLWRESAEAVGRTFSGYASARAQVSRRPLAHCEPGVLELARGRTAVQAVRCHAASPASFLS; the protein is encoded by the exons ATGCTCTGCGAGAAGGCCATGGAGCTGGTCCGCGAGCTGCACCGCGCGGCCGAGGGGCGGCTGCCGGCCTTCAAC GAGGATGGACTCAGGCAAGTTCTGGAGGAGATGAAAGCTTTATATGAACAAAACCAATCTGATGT GAACGAAGCAAAGTCAGGCGGCCGAAGTGACCTGATACCGACCATCAGGTTTCGACACTGCTCTTTGCTGAGAAATCAGCGCTGCGCTCTAGCCTACCT GTACGACCGATTGCTTCGGATTAGAGCGCTCAGGTGGGAATATGGCAGTGTCTTGCCAAGTGCTTTACGATTTCACATGTCTGCTGAAGAA ATGGAGTGGTTCAATCACTATAAAAAGTCCCTTGCTACTTACATGAGAtccctgggaggagaggaaggtttGGACATCACACAGGATATGAAGCCTCCCAAAAGCCTATACATAGAG GTGCGGTGTCTGCAAGACTATGGGGAATTTGACGTTGATGATGGTACTTCagtccttttaaagaaaaacagccaG GAGACTGTTTCTGGCCAACATGACGCTCAAGTCCACCTGTGGAGAGAGTCCGCCGAGGCTGTGGGTCGCACGTTCTCAGGGTACGCGAGTGCACGTGCTCAGGTCAGTAGGCGGCCCTTGGCCCATTGTGAGCCTGGAGTCCTCGAGTTGGCGCGAGGACGGACCGCAGTGCAGGCCGTTCGTTGCCACGCCGCCAGCCCAGCCTCGTTCCTGAGCTGA
- the GINS1 gene encoding DNA replication complex GINS protein PSF1 isoform X4, which produces MLCEKAMELVRELHRAAEGRLPAFNEDGLRQVLEEMKALYEQNQSDVNEAKSGGRSDLIPTIRFRHCSLLRNQRCALAYLYDRLLRIRALRWEYGSVLPSALRFHMSAEEMEWFNHYKKSLATYMRSLGGEEGLDITQDMKPPKSLYIEVRCLQDYGEFDVDDGTSVLLKKNSQ; this is translated from the exons ATGCTCTGCGAGAAGGCCATGGAGCTGGTCCGCGAGCTGCACCGCGCGGCCGAGGGGCGGCTGCCGGCCTTCAAC GAGGATGGACTCAGGCAAGTTCTGGAGGAGATGAAAGCTTTATATGAACAAAACCAATCTGATGT GAACGAAGCAAAGTCAGGCGGCCGAAGTGACCTGATACCGACCATCAGGTTTCGACACTGCTCTTTGCTGAGAAATCAGCGCTGCGCTCTAGCCTACCT GTACGACCGATTGCTTCGGATTAGAGCGCTCAGGTGGGAATATGGCAGTGTCTTGCCAAGTGCTTTACGATTTCACATGTCTGCTGAAGAA ATGGAGTGGTTCAATCACTATAAAAAGTCCCTTGCTACTTACATGAGAtccctgggaggagaggaaggtttGGACATCACACAGGATATGAAGCCTCCCAAAAGCCTATACATAGAG GTGCGGTGTCTGCAAGACTATGGGGAATTTGACGTTGATGATGGTACTTCagtccttttaaagaaaaacagccaG TAA